The sequence CCCCACGTCGACCTCAGTTTGGCCCATCAGGTCTGAACGAGTCCACTCCACAAATTTCTCGTAGGTTAGCTCCATCTGCAGCTAGTGTGGGTACAATAACAATTATTATTCTTGTAAAGTTTTAAACCATGCATTAGTTcatggtgtgtatatatatgtgtccTACCTTCTCCAAGCCTGTTGTGTTGTCCTCTATCTCATTGGGCAGGAAGATGAGCATGCTGAGCTCCTCCCCTTTATAGGGCATCTCGAGGATCTGTCCAAACAtagtacgtttttttttttttctttgcagatAATTTGATTAGTTACATGCATGGAGAATGTTTTAAAAACCATAAGTCAAATGGTTTCAATTCTCGACGATTTTCAAAATGGAAccaaatgtagctcagcgtagattctttcaggaagacctaactcttaatcaatgctctcttcctaaatctaatcagctgttggaggcgttcacctttctgctaaaccaatcagaatggtACACAAAtttcaagggccaatcacagagtcacaaccctgctttaaatctgtttctccctaagctatcagctgtcgttgcaggcaaagagtgcaacccccccccccttcctcctccagtcctctactccagctgaccggtcggagcctccttcggtctggtcttcgggctccttcgtcaccaccaccggtgtctagactCCATAGGGGGgttatgatggttctctacctcTATATATGAACTATTAGTAcaacgatggagtctaatcgccaaagactttatactttttattgcgCTGTccaataaatcttatttgcatatctgcaaacatgtctctcctgattgaaatttTGCTCAGCGcaaaattctttcaggaagacctaactttaaATCAATgctctcctaaatcaattcaactGTTATCCAAATAACTGTATCCAAATAATTTTATTATGCTGCAtataactgttgcatatctacaaactagtctctcctgattgaattatAAATAGCTACATTCTATTGGAATATTCTTAAATTACTGAAATATCAGATTGCATTGCAGTCAAACaggcatggaaaaaaaaacatggacattACCTGGCAGTTGGCCTCAGGAACGGCAACGAGAGGGAATTTACTTTTCTGCCGCATCATCTTCACCGACTTAGTGTCGTTCTGAAGACAGCAAACAGAACATTCATTTTTCATACGGCTGATTTCATAGttcaaattaaacattttattattacaaaAGAAGCTCGATAtctgtatattttgtatattttgtgaAACATTTCACTAGACTTGTTTCCTTGCACGAACACCAAAGGAATGTTCCGGGATCAAGCGCTTAATGGCAGGAGAACACATCTACGGGACATTTTTCACGATAATCCAGAAAATGAATGGCCAATGGGAACATACGCATTTTCATGAAACTTCTTTTCATTCAGGGAAGAATAGGACTAAAATTGTCTAGTCGGCTGCAGTTTGCCCACCAGTGGTTTCATTGGGCTGCAGCAGATCAAACTACAAACATGGTTCATCATAAGAATAAGTAAGACTTTCAAGCTGTAAATTTCCATCCAGCTAAATAACTTAGCTTTGTTATGGTCCACTATCAGAGTGTCCAGCACATTCCAGCTGCAGCATTACGGTGCTCAGGTAAACAGTGCACTATCATGCTAAATCATCAAGTGTCCAAAACCCAGACGGCTGGTTTTGTCCCTTAGTGCTGATCCATCCAGTGCTAGTTTTGTGCAATGTTACCTTGTTAATTCTAAACTGTGCATCAACTGTGGAATCCTCCTTGAACTGTTTGTTCCAGTTGCCTTTGAAGTAGATGGCATTGACGAGCACCAGGACGGTCGAGTCGTCCACCGCATTCTGGACCAACAGGTCCTTGATTTTACCTGGTGAACAGCAATGAGCAAAAGACAAAGACACGGACACAAGCGCTCGCAAGGTTTTCATCCAAAGCTCAGGACAATTTGATTTCTTACTCTACTGCAACTTCTACATGTACTAACACTACTGGAAAAGGAAAAACTAGACCAACTATTTTAGGAACCCATAGTAGgacacaaaatataaagtaaatgtGGGTCAAAAGATCTCTCCCtggtagtgatatttacatgtaaACAAAAACTTGAAACAGTACATGTACTACATGTACCCAGAGCCATAGGGTCTTTCTCTATCACTCTGCATGCACCTACCTGTGTAGGTACTCTCTTGTTGGAGCTTGTAAGAAGAAATGCATTGTCACTAATTAAAGTCTGGTTGGTTGAGAGGGTTTTAGCAGTTGTAGTGAACTAAAATCTTCAAATTGAATGCATTTAACCAAAGAAAGGTTTGAGACATCCAATTCTTTTCGATAGCATTTAGTTGCTTGATATAGGAATCAAACCGGGAATGAAAACTGCCAATGTTATGCTGTATGTGACCTCACTGTAACATGTAAATATCCTAGAGGCTGGGGAGGATTAAAAGACACCAAAGGCAATTTTTGTATAAAAACCACTATCATCATATAATGTTTGTGTGCCCCCCTTTGTAAAGTGATACATAACACTGAGTTTTAACAAAGTAATTATCAAGTTATTACAGATTCTTTCCTCAATCATTTCTTAAAGAACTAATCATTAATAAACCATTACCTAATCATTAGCTAATCTATGAAATTTGATAAGGAGTTACTCATTAACTAATGGTTCACTAGTTCCCCATTCGTTCCACAATTTAATGGTTTtgtgcaattttatttatttataNNNNNNNNNNtttgtgtgtctttttaaactcGACTTGACTCTCCAAGTAACAGCCGCACAAGGGTGcctatgtgtgaaaacacaaatggcaaataaagttcttgaGCTTGAATCTTGAATTGTTACCTGCAAACTACTCAAGATTTTGTGTACTTATTGTTAACTGTTACCGGCCACAGATTTAGTTTCCATTTGATGTAATACAtactgagtgagtgtgtgtatatgttcaTTTGAGCTCTACCTTGGGTCTGCTCCTCCACCCAGCTGTTGATGTTGACCCTGGCAGCATCTGCCTTAGCTTTGAAGTCCACAGACTTCAACTCGGCTTTGTAGTGCTTTCTGGTTTCTGCCAAGAAATCCTGGAATCATAAACAGCACATTTGAATGCTCACACCAAAATTAAATACACCCATTACCCAACAACAACATGACTTTACATGAGTTTTGAACTTCTAAGAACATAGTAGTGCATAGATTGATTTCCTGATAGCTGATCGTGTGATTACACACACCTCAACAAACTGGTAGGACTGCTCCCCGTACagcctgttggcaacactgNNNNNNNNNNGGCATACGGAGCATCAGCCTTGTTGAGCTCGCTCAGCAGCTGGGCAAAACTCGCATGGACATCATCTTGGCCATTCTGGGGTTTCAGGCACTGCAAACAGCCAGAGAAGGCCTGTGTGTTACAAAGATACACTGAGCCAGTGATCGATGAAAGACAACTTTGTATTGCGGTATGTTAACATGGATCAATGGTGGTCAGCTTACCTGTTAAATGATGAGAACGGACACCGAAATCATCATTAACCCTGGTGCTCTATGATACAGTTTTGCATACACTTTATTTTGTTAAGGATACCGTTACCAAGGGAGACGGCTAAAAACTCCCAGCACCTTAAAAGAAATTTACATTTCATGAGTAGGCCAAATATCTAAAATTCTGTTCCAGAGTCAGTTTTTTGGATAATGCTATATTGGTCGTTGTTTCTCAATTGGTCTATGTGCTCGAATGCTGCCCAGTGATTTTGGCGTTGTTCTCATTATTTACTGTTATTAGAATTACTTTCAGCAAAACCTCTTACAATCCAGACGTTTTCAGAAGGTTAATTTCTCTTTATGAGACCCGCAGCACCTTTTAGAAAGAATATGGAGAGGCAAAAACAGACCAAACAAACGCTTTACCACCATTAAAATTAATACTAAACAACCCAAAaggtagatttaaaaaaaaacaaaacacttacaCAAACAATTCTCCACCATTATGTTGTTTTACACTGTCATCATTTTGGACTGAAGTATTATTTGGATGATTGCTTTTGTTGCACGTTACACTTCATATTTTCaaattctgttttaaaaaaagtcagtgagATATAAAAACTAAGCAAGCAAACCAGTGGGAAATTGAGTGTGTACCAGAAAAATCTCAGATTTCCTCACCAGATGGCCCCACAAAACCTTATCATtaatcatttcttttcattttgggTTTGTTACCACCTTGAGCAGATACTGTGGCAGTCTGCTGGTCTGCTGGATCTGCGTCCGCATCTGCATCCGCGTCTGCATCTGCGACTGCATCGCCGACTGCCCCGTCGTATGCGTTTGCGTCTGCTCTGCTCCCATCTGCTTCGGCTGCTCTGTCTCAGTGAAGCAGAGGACCTGGGGGGGCAAATGGTCATTTCATTAGGATAAAGGTCAacgttgtttatgtgtgtat is a genomic window of Etheostoma spectabile isolate EspeVRDwgs_2016 chromosome 22, UIUC_Espe_1.0, whole genome shotgun sequence containing:
- the LOC116672233 gene encoding LOW QUALITY PROTEIN: leukocyte elastase inhibitor-like (The sequence of the model RefSeq protein was modified relative to this genomic sequence to represent the inferred CDS: deleted 2 bases in 1 codon; added 127 bases not found in genome assembly) translates to MASPTPLSKANTTFSLALLRKFGDDDKTANIFYSPFSISSALAMVMLGARGNTATQMSEVLCFTETEQPKQMGAEQTQTHTTGQSAMQSQMQTRMQMRTQIQQTSRLPQYLLKCLKPQNGQDDVHASFAQLLSELNKADAPYAXXXSVANRLYGEQSYQFVEDFLAETRKHYKAELKSVDFKAKADAARVNINSWVEEQTQGKIKDLLVQNAVDDSTVLVLVNAIYFKGNWNKQFKEDSTVDAQFRINKNDTKSVKMMRQKSKFPLVAVPEANCQILEMPYKGEELSMLIFLPNEIEDNTTGLEKLQMELTYEKFVEWTRSDLMGQTEVDVGLPRFKMEETYDLKDVLTSMGMVDAFDVTLSNLSGMSPANNLVLSKVVHKAFVEVNEEGTEAAAATAAVVSERSAMITATFIADHPFLFFIRHNPSMSVLFAGRYCSPE